In Paracoccus aminophilus JCM 7686, a single window of DNA contains:
- a CDS encoding YoaK family protein, which produces MLIRVGDERTKTIDLALAGIMSSVAGALNAVGFLAAGSFTANMTGNVSAFADHLANGQLTLALSFLGLLGAFISGAFLAGLAVQLAEKRRLRSIYALLVSIEAVLLVTIALTIPPRPYAAQEVALVFGLSFIMGLQNATTTLISRARVRTTHVSGMATDIGIELAALIDDPAIQKEARPKLKLHSLTLFCFAGGGVLGAILFGLIGQGLFLLTAVLLLLIALPELIRAYQF; this is translated from the coding sequence ATGTTGATCCGGGTGGGCGACGAACGCACCAAGACGATAGATTTGGCGTTAGCGGGCATCATGTCATCGGTTGCCGGGGCGCTGAATGCCGTGGGTTTTCTTGCCGCCGGATCCTTCACAGCTAACATGACTGGAAATGTCTCGGCATTTGCCGACCATCTCGCCAATGGCCAGCTGACATTGGCCCTCTCGTTTTTGGGACTGCTCGGCGCGTTCATCTCGGGCGCATTTCTGGCTGGGCTAGCTGTGCAGCTTGCGGAAAAACGCCGCCTGCGCTCCATCTACGCCCTTCTCGTCTCCATTGAGGCTGTGCTGTTAGTGACGATTGCCCTCACCATCCCACCCCGCCCCTATGCCGCGCAGGAGGTCGCACTCGTCTTTGGCCTGAGCTTCATTATGGGCCTGCAGAATGCGACCACCACATTGATCTCGCGGGCACGCGTGCGCACCACCCATGTTTCGGGGATGGCGACGGATATCGGGATCGAACTTGCCGCATTGATCGATGATCCTGCAATCCAGAAAGAGGCCCGGCCCAAACTCAAACTTCACAGCTTGACACTGTTTTGCTTCGCGGGGGGCGGAGTTCTCGGTGCCATCCTGTTTGGGCTGATTGGTCAGGGACTATTTCTGCTAACCGCCGTATTGCTCTTGCTGATCGCGTTGCCTGAACTGATCCGCGCTTATCAATTTTGA